ATACATGTCTAATTGCCAGGGAAGTCTTGCTAGTTCATCACTTGAGaaatcagtagcataaaactttgAAGCAAGATTAACCAACTTCTTTTTATCATAGGCAGCAAATGCACGAAGTGGACAGAATGCTACCATGCAAGTAAGTAACTCAGTGTTTACCTCATCAAATCTGCCATTCAGCTCAGAAATCTGCCTATCAATGACACTCACATACATATCAACATGGAAGCGATGGTAATTATCTGCACCGTTATGGATACCAACTCTTCTAGGTCGCCCAACTGGATCGTAACGAGCATTCATATCAACAACTTTGACCCTATGCTTTGTACAGAAAGATGTTACCGTTACAAGAAAATCGTCCCATCCAGGATCAGACCTCAATGCCTGCAAGTAAAACTTTGTGCAATCAACTAGCTCAATAGCATGAACTATATCTTGCTCTTTCATTTGCAAAGCTCTGCTCAAATCATCTGTGTATCCAAAGATTTCCTGCATCAAGTGTGCCATGAAAACAAACTCAAATGACACAAAGGATGTCTCCACAGTTAGAGCCGCTTGAGCCTCTGCGCCATGGTATTCGTCTCCAATCTTCCTAAGGACTCGTTTTATTGCAGCATAATTTGATAGGACACGGTTCACAGTTCTGAAGTGAGAGCCCCAGCGTGTGTCACATGGCCTTCCCAAACCCATTTCCTGATTCTGCCCAGTCCCTGTTTCCACTTCTTCCAAATCCAATGCAGCTATCAGTTCTTCGGCTTGAGCAATCCGAAGCATCCTCATCTTCTTGCAAGACATGCCAAGAACATTTAACAAGTTTGCAAGTTGTTGAAAGAACCAAGTACAATCACCACTCTCCTTAGCAACAGCAACCAGAGTTAGTTGTAGTTGATGGGCAAAACAATGAACATAGTAGGCAGAAGGAGACTCATCCATGATCAGTTTTTTCAGGCCATTAGCATTACCTTTCATGTTGCTAGCTCCATCGTATCCTTGCCCACGCACCATTGCAAAGGTCAGATTGTACTTCATTAGCATTTGCTGAATTGCAGACTTAAGTGTCAAAGAGGTAGTATCTTCAACATGAACAACACCAAGAAATCTGACAACTGCCCTTCCTTTCTTATCAACAAAACGCAAACAAATAGCCAGCTGTTCATTCTGATACACATCACTAGACTCATCTGCAAGTATGGCAAACTGACCACCATCAAGCTCT
This region of Lolium perenne isolate Kyuss_39 chromosome 2, Kyuss_2.0, whole genome shotgun sequence genomic DNA includes:
- the LOC127328177 gene encoding uncharacterized protein, yielding MSCKKMRMLRIAQAEELIAALDLEEVETGTGQNQEMGLGRPCDTRWGSHFRTVNRVLSNYAAIKRVLRKIGDEYHGAEAQAALTVETSFVSFEFVFMAHLMQEIFGYTDDLSRALQMKEQDIVHAIELVDCTKFYLQALRSDPGWDDFLVTVTSFCTKHRVKVVDMNARYDPVGRPRRVGIHNGADNYHRFHVDMYVSVIDRQISELNGRFDEIMLRLIRLTVPALSGAAALADDALLIAVVIMCLPMPVLEVSGTTTGITVDAADDDARADENVTPYAQIKF